From Nicotiana tabacum cultivar K326 chromosome 22, ASM71507v2, whole genome shotgun sequence, one genomic window encodes:
- the LOC107782700 gene encoding small nuclear ribonucleoprotein SmD1b-like gives MKLVRFLMKLNNETVSIELKNGTVVHGTITGVDVSMNTHLKAVKIMLKGKNPVTLDHLSVRGNNIRYYILPDSLNLETLLVEETPRVKPKKPTAGKPLGRGRGRGRGRGRGRGR, from the exons ATGAAGCTAGTGAG ATTCCTAATGAAGTTGAATAATGAGACGGTCTCCATTGAGCTCAAGAACGGCACCGTTGTTCATGGAACTATTACAG GTGTGGATGTCAGCATGAACACACACTTGAAAGCTGTCAAAATTATGCTAAAAGGAAAGAATCCAGTGACATTGGATCACCTGAGTGTGAGGGGTAACAACATCCGCTATTATATCCTCCCTGACAGCTTGAATCTTGAGACGCTGCTGGTGGAAGAAACACCTAGGGTCAAGCCTAAGAAGCCAACTGCTG GAAAACCTTTGGGACGTGGTCGTGGACGTGGCCGTGGACGTGGTCGTGGTCGAGGCCGCTAA